The following coding sequences lie in one Spinacia oleracea cultivar Varoflay chromosome 1, BTI_SOV_V1, whole genome shotgun sequence genomic window:
- the LOC110803275 gene encoding zinc transporter 1: protein MSKTPLLLYSYVVLCVLLLLPATVKSECTCEPDDMTRDSKSITLKYKVGAIGAILGAGAFGVGLPLLGKRVSVLRPENDIFFMIKAFAAGVILATGFIHILPEAFEGLTSPCIGETPWQKFPFAAFVAMVASIGSLMVDSLATGHYRRVHFGDENDNVNGKVVDEERNNDENVGHVHVHTHATHGHSHGHGGGGSLVGEGEQLGEQLTKLQLIRHRVTAQVLELGIVVHSVIIGITLGTSQRLDTIKPLMVALSFHQFFEGMGLGGCITQAKFKSRAMATMALFFSLTTPIGISIGIAIAGVYDENSPRSLIIQGIFEAAAAGILIYMALVDLLAADFMNPRMQANTRIQLGSHLSLLLGAGCMSVLAKWA, encoded by the exons atgtcaaAAACACCATTATTATTATACTCCTATGTTGTGCTATGTGTGTTGCTACTCTTACCCGCCACCGTAAAATCGGAGTGTACTTGTGAACCCGACGACATGACCCGGGATAGCAAGTCCATAACCCTAAAGTATAAGGTTGGTGCCATTGGAGCTATACTTGGAGCGGGTGCATTCGGGGTCGGGCTTCCCCTTTTAGGCAAACGGGTATCCGTTTTACGACCCGAAAATGATATCTTCTTCATGATAAAGGCTTTTGCAGCAGGAGTAATCCTCGCAACTGGGTTTATTCACATACTTCCAGAAGCTTTCGAGGGGTTGACGTCACCTTGTATAGGGGAAACACCATGGCAGAAGTTTCCATTTGCGGCGTTTGTCGCGATGGTGGCGTCGATTGGGAGTCTTATGGTGGATTCATTGGCTACCGGGCATTATAGAAGGGTTCATTTTGGTGATGAAAATGATAATGTTAATGGTAAAGTGGTGGATGAAGAGAGAAACAATGATGAAAATGTTGGTCACGTGCATGTTCATACTCATGCTACTCATGGTCATTCTCATGgtcatggtggtggtggttcttTGGTGGGTGAAGGTGAACAATTAGGGGAACAATTGACTAAACTTCAACTTATTAGGCATCGTGTTACTGCTCAG GTATTGGAGTTGGGAATTGTGGTCCATTCAGTGATCATAGGAATAACATTGGGCACATCTCAAAGGCTAGACACCATAAAACCTCTCATGGTTGCATTAAGCTTCCATCAATTCTTCGAAGGCATGGGTCTTGGTGGCTGCATCACTCAG GCGAAATTCAAGTCAAGAGCAATGGCAACAATGGCACTATTTTTCTCACTTACAACACCAATTGGGATATCCATTGGCATCGCAATCGCCGGTGTTTACGACGAAAATAGTCCTCGGTCGCTGATAATACAAGGGATATTTGAGGCGGCCGCGGCAGGGATACTGATATATATGGCACTTGTTGATCTATTAGCAGCAGATTTCATGAATCCAAGGATGCAAGCTAACACTAGGATTCAACTTGGTTCACATCTTTCTTTACTTTTAGGGGCTGGTTGTATGTCTGTTTTGGCTAAATGGGCGTGA